From the genome of Fusobacterium varium, one region includes:
- the gcdA_1 gene encoding Glutaconyl-CoA decarboxylase subunit alpha → MGNYSMPNYFQNMEQIGKELTKVDEENEKLLKDVEEEIGKLIDEIHDAGTPDEKIAEKGQMTALQRIAELIDEGTWCPLNSLYNPQEFATGTGIVKGLARINGKWVVVVASDNKKIVGAWVPGQAENLLRASDTAKCLGIPLVYILNCSGVKLDEQEKVYANRRGGGTPFYRNAELQQLGIPVIVGIYGTNPAGGGYHSISPTILVAHEDANMAVGGAGIVGGMNPKGYIDQEGAEQIIEATEKAKGAEVPGTVSVHYDETGFFREVYCDEIGVLEGIKNYIDCLPAYNLEFFRVDEPAEPALDPNDLYSIVPMNQKKVYNIYDVIGRLVDNSEFSEYKKGYGPEIVTGLAKVDGLLVGIVANFQGLLMKYPEYKENGIGIGGKLYRQGLVKMNEFVTLCSRDKLPIIWVQDTTGIDVGNEAEKAELLGLGQSLIYSIQNSKVPQMEVTLRKGTAAAHYVLGGPQGNSTNAFSLGTAATEINVMNGETAATAMYSRRLVKDKKREKI, encoded by the coding sequence ATGGGAAACTATTCAATGCCTAATTATTTCCAGAATATGGAACAAATAGGAAAAGAATTAACAAAAGTTGATGAGGAAAATGAAAAATTACTAAAAGATGTAGAAGAAGAAATTGGTAAATTGATTGATGAAATACATGATGCAGGAACTCCTGATGAAAAAATTGCTGAAAAAGGACAGATGACTGCTTTACAAAGAATAGCAGAATTAATTGATGAGGGAACTTGGTGTCCTTTAAATAGTCTTTATAATCCACAAGAGTTTGCAACTGGAACAGGAATTGTAAAAGGATTGGCAAGAATCAATGGAAAATGGGTAGTAGTAGTAGCTTCTGATAATAAAAAAATCGTTGGAGCTTGGGTACCAGGACAGGCAGAAAACTTATTAAGAGCTTCTGATACAGCAAAATGTTTAGGAATTCCTTTAGTATATATTCTAAACTGCAGTGGAGTTAAATTAGATGAGCAGGAAAAAGTATATGCAAACAGAAGAGGAGGAGGAACTCCTTTCTATAGAAATGCAGAACTGCAACAATTAGGAATTCCAGTTATTGTTGGAATTTATGGAACAAATCCAGCTGGTGGAGGATATCACAGCATCAGCCCAACTATCTTGGTTGCTCATGAAGATGCAAATATGGCAGTAGGAGGAGCTGGAATTGTTGGTGGAATGAATCCTAAAGGATATATTGATCAAGAGGGAGCAGAACAAATCATAGAAGCAACTGAAAAAGCAAAAGGAGCGGAGGTTCCAGGAACAGTATCTGTTCACTATGATGAAACTGGATTTTTCAGAGAAGTATATTGTGATGAAATTGGAGTGTTAGAAGGAATTAAAAATTATATTGATTGTTTACCAGCATATAATTTAGAATTTTTCAGAGTAGATGAACCAGCAGAACCAGCATTAGATCCAAATGATTTATATTCTATTGTCCCTATGAATCAAAAGAAAGTGTACAATATATATGATGTAATTGGAAGATTAGTTGATAATAGTGAATTTAGCGAATATAAAAAAGGATATGGACCAGAAATAGTAACTGGACTTGCAAAAGTAGATGGACTTTTAGTAGGTATTGTTGCAAACTTCCAAGGACTATTGATGAAATATCCTGAATATAAAGAAAATGGAATTGGAATCGGGGGAAAATTATACAGACAAGGTCTTGTAAAAATGAATGAGTTTGTAACTCTTTGTTCAAGAGATAAACTTCCTATTATCTGGGTACAGGATACTACTGGAATTGATGTAGGAAATGAAGCAGAAAAAGCTGAATTGTTAGGATTAGGACAATCTTTAATCTATTCAATTCAAAATTCAAAAGTTCCTCAAATGGAAGTTACATTGAGAAAAGGAACTGCTGCAGCTCACTATGTATTGGGAGGACCTCAGGGAAATTCTACTAATGCTTTCTCATTGGGAACTGCTGCAACAGAAATCAATGTAATGAATGGGGAAACAGCAGCAACAGCAATGTACTCAAGAAGATTAGTAAAAGATAAAAAGAGGGAAAAGATTTAA
- the gcdA_2 gene encoding Glutaconyl-CoA decarboxylase subunit alpha, whose translation MNKLINEYKEKSTPRYCAETGMVDEIVNLYDIRAYMVAFVNSVYQNPKAICAFHQMLLPRAIREYNTFTKK comes from the coding sequence ATGAACAAATTAATAAATGAATATAAAGAAAAATCAACTCCAAGATATTGTGCAGAAACTGGAATGGTAGATGAAATTGTAAATCTATATGATATTAGAGCTTACATGGTAGCTTTTGTAAACTCTGTTTATCAAAATCCAAAAGCAATCTGTGCTTTTCATCAAATGCTTTTACCAAGAGCCATCAGAGAATACAACACATTCACAAAAAAATAA